The following proteins are co-located in the Imtechella halotolerans genome:
- the ruvA gene encoding Holliday junction branch migration protein RuvA: MITHIQGKLVEKNPTHVIIDCNGVGYFINISLHTFSQVPDKEHLRLYTHLLVREDAHVLYGFYEKVEREIFGLLLSVSGVGASTARTMLSSLTPSQVRDAIAHGDVATIQSIKGIGAKTAQRVILDLKDKMLKIFGIDEVSHPQSNTNKEEALSALEVLGFVRKQAEKVVDKIVKDELDLSVEDIIKKALKNL; this comes from the coding sequence ATGATAACCCATATTCAAGGAAAACTTGTAGAAAAAAATCCCACCCATGTCATTATTGATTGCAATGGAGTTGGGTATTTTATTAATATCTCTTTACATACATTTTCTCAGGTTCCAGATAAAGAGCACCTTCGCTTGTATACTCATTTATTAGTTCGAGAAGATGCACATGTACTATATGGTTTTTATGAAAAGGTTGAAAGAGAGATTTTTGGGCTTTTACTCTCTGTTTCTGGTGTAGGAGCCAGCACCGCGAGAACCATGTTATCTTCCTTAACACCTTCACAAGTCAGAGATGCTATTGCTCATGGTGATGTGGCAACTATTCAATCTATCAAAGGGATTGGTGCAAAAACAGCACAGAGGGTTATCTTGGACCTAAAGGATAAGATGCTAAAAATCTTTGGTATTGACGAAGTTTCTCATCCTCAAAGCAATACAAATAAAGAAGAAGCGTTATCTGCTTTAGAGGTCTTAGGTTTTGTTAGGAAACAGGCTGAAAAGGTCGTTGATAAAATTGTAAAAGACGAATTGGATTTGAGTGTAGAAGATATTATTAAGAAGGCACTTAAAAATTTATAA
- a CDS encoding LacI family DNA-binding transcriptional regulator produces the protein MRPVTLKDLAKTLGVSVTTVSKALKDYPDISEETKRQVKELAETLKYKPNIHAVTLRSQESKTLGVIVPKVDHHFFSEIINGVIEEAEKNGYLVISLFSNDTLELEQRQVQLLIDKRVDGILMALSNETQSNLDHIHSIFKNEIPLVLFDRVSAEVNCSKVLIDDRIAAHSAVSHLLKSGCKEIMLLSGPKSPDNYRLRHAGYIQALEEHGITVNPNLIHHCTSLYITEALRITQKAILENPKIDGIFAATDMLALGALGAVQDLQKKIPDEISIIGFSNWFVTDTVRPHLSTVDQPSIEMGKKAVSLLVEEIRNLQKGITTQPVSVKLPTKLVLRNSTRN, from the coding sequence ATGAGACCTGTAACATTAAAAGATTTAGCTAAAACATTAGGCGTATCTGTAACAACTGTTTCCAAAGCGCTTAAAGATTACCCAGATATTAGTGAGGAAACAAAACGACAGGTAAAAGAACTTGCCGAAACCCTGAAATACAAACCCAACATTCATGCGGTAACTTTAAGAAGTCAGGAGTCTAAAACCTTAGGAGTAATTGTTCCAAAAGTAGATCATCACTTCTTTTCCGAAATCATTAATGGGGTTATTGAAGAAGCTGAAAAAAATGGTTATTTGGTAATTTCGCTATTCTCTAATGATACATTAGAATTAGAGCAGCGACAAGTTCAATTACTAATTGATAAACGAGTAGATGGAATTCTAATGGCGTTGTCAAATGAAACCCAATCTAATTTAGACCATATTCACTCCATCTTTAAAAATGAAATACCTTTAGTATTATTTGATAGAGTATCCGCTGAAGTAAATTGTTCCAAGGTTTTAATTGATGACCGAATTGCTGCTCATAGCGCAGTCTCACATTTATTAAAATCTGGGTGCAAGGAAATAATGTTACTAAGTGGCCCTAAATCTCCTGACAATTATCGTTTACGTCATGCAGGATATATACAAGCTCTTGAAGAGCATGGCATAACTGTCAATCCAAATTTAATACATCATTGTACTTCCCTTTACATTACAGAGGCGTTAAGAATTACTCAAAAAGCTATTTTAGAAAATCCGAAAATTGATGGCATTTTCGCAGCTACTGACATGCTGGCTTTGGGTGCTCTTGGAGCTGTACAAGACTTACAAAAGAAAATACCAGATGAAATATCCATCATCGGTTTCAGTAATTGGTTTGTAACCGACACGGTGCGTCCTCATCTGTCAACAGTAGACCAACCAAGTATAGAAATGGGGAAAAAAGCAGTTTCTCTTCTAGTTGAAGAAATTAGAAACTTACAAAAAGGTATTACCACGCAACCTGTAAGCGTAAAACTACCAACAAAACTAGTATTGCGTAATTCTACAAGAAATTAA
- a CDS encoding NADP-dependent malic enzyme: MRKDRLRREALVYHAKPQPGKIKILPSKRYATQRDLALAYSPGVAEPCLEIEKDVNNAYKYTIKGNLVAVITNGTAVLGLGDIGPEAAKPVMEGKSLLFKIFADIDSIDIELNTKDIDKFVETVKTIAPTFGGINLEDIKAPEAFEIERRLKEELDIPVMHDDQHGTAIISAAALLNALELANKKIEEVRIVVNGAGAAAVSCTKLYKAFGARAENIVMLDSKGVIRQDNPDLSESKKEFATHRKIDTLEEAMKDADVFIGLSIADVVTPEMLLSMAANPIVFAMANPNPEIGYDLAIDTRKDIIMATGRSDHPNQVNNVLGFPFIFRGALDVRATKINEEMKMAAVVALAQLAKEPVPEQVNIAYGETRLTFGREYIIPKPFDPRLIATVPPAVAKAAMESGVAKGSIEDWEKYEEELLSRLGNDNKLVRLLHNRAKTEPKRIVFAEADHLDVLKAAQIAHDEGIAIPILLGNKEIILALKEEIEFDADVEIIDPKSAECDKVKNRYAELYWKMRKRKGTTLYDAQKKIRERNYFATMMVNEGDADGMITGYSRSYPSVLRPILEMVPRAVGIHKVATTNLMITERGPMFLADTAINIDPNGKELAKIAQMTAVTARLFGIEPVMAMLSYANFGSSDSESASKVREAVAYLHKYYPDILVDGELQSDFALNRDMLQSKFPFSKLAGNKVNTLIFPNLDAANITYKLMKELNKAESIGPIMMGLSKPVHILQLGASVDEMVNMTAVCVVDAQQKEKKQKSILGE, translated from the coding sequence ATGAGAAAAGACAGATTGAGAAGGGAAGCGTTGGTATACCACGCGAAACCTCAACCGGGTAAGATTAAAATTCTACCGAGTAAGCGATATGCAACACAAAGAGACCTGGCCTTAGCCTATTCACCTGGAGTTGCAGAACCATGTTTAGAAATTGAAAAAGATGTTAATAATGCTTATAAGTATACCATAAAAGGAAACTTAGTGGCAGTTATAACAAATGGTACTGCCGTACTGGGATTGGGAGACATAGGGCCTGAGGCAGCAAAACCTGTAATGGAAGGTAAAAGTCTACTTTTTAAGATATTTGCTGATATAGACAGTATTGATATAGAGCTTAATACCAAGGATATTGATAAATTTGTTGAAACTGTAAAAACGATTGCTCCGACCTTTGGAGGAATTAACCTAGAAGATATTAAGGCACCAGAGGCGTTCGAGATTGAGCGTAGGTTAAAAGAAGAGTTGGATATTCCTGTGATGCATGATGACCAACATGGCACGGCCATTATTTCAGCGGCAGCTTTGTTAAATGCCTTAGAATTAGCAAATAAGAAAATTGAAGAGGTAAGAATAGTGGTTAATGGAGCTGGTGCCGCAGCGGTTTCTTGTACAAAATTGTATAAGGCGTTTGGGGCAAGAGCAGAAAATATAGTGATGTTGGATAGTAAAGGGGTTATTCGTCAAGATAATCCTGATCTTTCAGAGTCTAAGAAGGAATTTGCTACCCATCGCAAGATTGATACTTTGGAGGAAGCGATGAAAGATGCTGATGTATTTATTGGACTTTCCATTGCGGATGTTGTTACTCCAGAAATGTTGCTTTCAATGGCTGCTAATCCAATTGTGTTTGCTATGGCTAACCCTAATCCCGAGATTGGATATGATTTAGCGATAGACACCCGAAAGGATATTATTATGGCTACTGGTCGTTCTGACCACCCTAATCAGGTAAATAACGTACTTGGATTTCCTTTTATTTTTAGAGGTGCCTTAGATGTTAGGGCAACCAAAATTAATGAAGAAATGAAAATGGCAGCGGTTGTAGCATTAGCACAACTTGCTAAGGAGCCGGTGCCAGAACAAGTAAATATAGCATACGGAGAAACACGACTTACCTTTGGAAGAGAGTATATTATACCAAAACCATTTGATCCACGCCTTATAGCAACCGTTCCACCAGCCGTAGCGAAAGCAGCAATGGAGAGTGGTGTAGCCAAAGGAAGTATTGAAGATTGGGAAAAGTATGAGGAAGAATTACTTTCTCGTTTAGGTAATGATAACAAATTGGTGCGCCTACTTCACAATCGCGCTAAAACGGAACCAAAACGCATCGTTTTTGCAGAGGCTGATCATCTTGATGTATTAAAAGCAGCTCAAATAGCTCATGATGAAGGGATAGCTATTCCTATATTACTCGGGAATAAGGAGATTATACTAGCATTAAAAGAAGAAATTGAGTTTGATGCAGATGTAGAAATTATCGACCCAAAATCGGCAGAATGTGATAAAGTTAAAAATAGGTATGCAGAACTTTATTGGAAAATGAGAAAACGTAAAGGGACCACCCTTTATGACGCTCAAAAGAAAATACGGGAACGTAACTATTTTGCAACAATGATGGTTAATGAAGGAGATGCTGATGGTATGATTACTGGGTATTCTCGTAGTTACCCTTCTGTGTTGCGACCTATTTTGGAAATGGTTCCTCGTGCGGTTGGGATACATAAAGTTGCTACCACCAATCTTATGATCACTGAAAGAGGTCCTATGTTTTTAGCCGATACAGCTATTAATATTGATCCTAATGGAAAGGAATTGGCTAAGATTGCCCAAATGACCGCTGTTACGGCTCGCTTGTTTGGAATTGAACCCGTTATGGCAATGTTGTCTTATGCCAATTTTGGGTCCTCTGACAGCGAAAGTGCCTCTAAAGTTCGCGAAGCGGTTGCCTATCTCCATAAATATTATCCTGATATTTTGGTCGATGGTGAATTACAATCTGATTTTGCCTTAAATAGAGATATGTTGCAAAGTAAATTTCCTTTCTCTAAACTGGCTGGTAATAAGGTGAATACATTGATTTTTCCTAATTTGGATGCTGCAAATATTACCTATAAGCTTATGAAGGAGCTTAATAAAGCAGAATCAATAGGACCTATTATGATGGGGTTGAGCAAGCCTGTACATATTCTTCAGTTAGGTGCTAGTGTTGATGAAATGGTTAATATGACTGCAGTATGTGTAGTGGATGCTCAGCAAAAGGAGAAAAAACAAAAAAGTATTCTTGGCGAGTAA
- the sov gene encoding T9SS outer membrane translocon Sov/SprA — protein sequence MKFITNPFKITKYWCGFFVIFFLGTIAVHSQNPPNDTPQDTTQVGIALGQILLKNPNSIVLKYKYDPLLDRYVYSESVAGFNIKHPLILSRKQYEDLVFQEGLKDYFKQKVSAVSGRGVNAEEARKNLLPNVYVNSNFFESIFGGNTIEVVPQGSVAMDLGLRFVKNDNPALTPRNRRNVSFDFDQRINLSLLGKVGEKLTVSAQYDTEASFDFQNLIKLEYTPNEDDIIRKIEVGNVNMPLNSSLITGAQSLFGVKTELQFGKTRVTGVFSEQRSQTNTVVAQGGGTLNNFEILALDYDEDRNFFLSHFFRDQYDQALETYPWIRSQVQITRLEVWVTNRGQQTNNVRNIVALQDLGEPNPDNTRINTNAPGGFFNSLPSGLLPRNGANDYDPTQIGSTSVLTQAIRDVATIQSGFGSLSASVNQGFDYGVIENARKLEEGRDYRLDTQLGYISLSQRLSNDEVLAVAYQYTYQGGVYQVGEFANDGISATTVDVGNSQVVNSNLVLKMLKSNITNVQDPIWDLMMKNIYSTGAFQLSQEDFKLNILYTDPSPVNYISPVDPGSWPAGLEERILLDVFNFDRLNIYNDYQNGGDGFFDYLPGITIDAQYGRIIFTKKEPFGDYMHTLLGGGNYEQPTTYNPNQEKYVFKNMYSQTKAAALEDSDKNKFQIKGRYKSQGSGGISLGAFNVPRGSVTVRAGGRTLQEGIDYTVNYPAGTVQIMDPSLEASNIPIEVSVENTVIFGQQTRRFTGFNVEHQFNEKFMMGATLLNLSERPLTQKSNFGQESVNNTIFGFNGNYSAELPFLTRLVNKLPNIDTDAPSNISVRGEMAYLLPGSPKNDSFEGETTAYVDDFEGSQTTIDLRSPLAWSMSSVPLEFVPNGQLYGSAPDDPDNLLNGYGRTKMAWYTIDPIFYGPQRPSEISNADISSNATRRIFIDEIFPQVDVAQGQTTIQTTLDLAYFPSSKGPYNNNPNFGSLASDSKWGGIMRGITSTNFEQSNVEYIQFWVMDPYEPGNGNSGGELVFNIGNISEDVLKDGRKQYENGLPGATGNTGVLNTSWGKVPVAQSLVYAFDAEAANRSLQDLGMDGLDDSEEASIYTNNVVESPLDPALDNYQYYLDANGDILTRYLNYNGLQSNSPVQVSNTNRGSTTLPDVEDVNRDNTMNTVNSYYEYRISIKPNMQRTDRYVTDIKEVEVTVPDGGTATTRWIQFKIPIKTPDNSYGGINDLRSISHMRMYLTGFDQNTILRFGTLDLVRGDWRTYTATLQTDLDNPSDDGTYIDVNTVNIIENENRTPIPYRMPPGVLREQLNNNNTIIRQNEQSLSFAVCDLESNDSRAVFKNINVDLRQYKRLKMFVHAEAYKSNFLGDNDLVAFIRIGTDFNQNFYQVEIPLEVTNPGASTSEEIWPASNNFDIPLELLTKLKAVGISNQTLSNIVFYDENLNEVLENAPRETGKMRLAIKGNPSIGNIRSLMIGVKNATNSYVCGEVWFNELRLAELDNKGGWAAIAAVDANVADFATISATGRVSTVGFGSLESMPNQRSREEIKQYDVVTNVNAGQLLPKEWGVQLPVNYGYSRELVTPEFDPLYQDIKLEDRLNAASSGAERKVIRRQAEDLTTRKSINFIGVRKDLGEEQKQRFYNVENFTLNYSYNVLEHRDFEIEELKDQNVRAGFLYAYTFQPTVVEPFKKSDSLFRGKYWRWLKELNFNVLPSSITLNSNITRRFNQQRFRQVYLDGEDPSLQLGLPELQQRNFLFDWQYAINYNLTKSLRFNFTASNNNIVRNYYGEDEFGDRIIRDDLGIWDGFWNVGEPNRHATRLQLNYELPFNKIPFLAFVGGTYSYTGDFDWQRGSDVLAEVANQRINTIQNANTHTLNTNLSLDRLYKYIGLEKKTNAPTRRVNSGLPPGNTSSNNVVNKPDSDAKFFNTVVDILTVVKRININYSENNSKALPGYTRTIGFIGTLKPSPGFIFGSQADIRYEAAKNGWLTTFPEFNQQYMQVNNTQLGITANLEPLPDLKVDLIADRQNAENYAENFRVNTLGAGEYEYEKLVGNNIGNFNISTLMIKTAFAESDAVSSSTFEDFKGNRLAIAQRLALARGIDINNPANLDAEGYPLGYGKNNQAVLLPAFYAAYTGTDVNKVSLKAMRNIPIPGWTLKYTGLMRLDWFKKNFKRFSVSHGYRSSYSLNAFRTNLEYDQNNPDALDQGGNFRNKNLYTNINLVEQFNPLVRLDFEMNNSISILTELRKDRTLSLSLDNNYLTEMRGDEYTVGMGYRIKDVRFVTNIGGNRTTLRSDLNLKADVSMRDNITVIRNMEIDNNQVTSGQKLWSLKFTADYAVSKNLTTLFYYDHTFSKFAISTAFPLTTIRSGITLRYNFGN from the coding sequence ATGAAATTCATAACCAACCCATTCAAAATAACTAAATATTGGTGTGGATTTTTTGTGATATTTTTTTTAGGAACAATAGCTGTTCATTCACAGAATCCGCCCAATGACACACCTCAGGATACCACTCAGGTGGGTATAGCATTGGGGCAAATATTACTTAAAAACCCTAATAGTATTGTTTTAAAATATAAGTATGATCCATTGCTGGATCGTTATGTCTATTCTGAAAGTGTTGCTGGATTTAATATCAAACATCCACTTATACTTTCTAGGAAACAATATGAGGATTTAGTTTTTCAAGAAGGGCTGAAAGATTATTTCAAGCAAAAAGTCAGTGCTGTGTCTGGTCGAGGTGTAAATGCGGAGGAGGCAAGGAAAAATTTACTTCCTAATGTATATGTGAACTCTAATTTTTTCGAGTCCATTTTTGGCGGAAACACCATTGAGGTGGTGCCACAGGGAAGTGTGGCTATGGATCTAGGATTGCGATTTGTGAAAAATGATAATCCAGCATTAACCCCCAGAAATAGAAGAAATGTTAGTTTTGATTTTGATCAGCGAATAAATTTAAGCTTGCTGGGTAAGGTAGGAGAGAAGCTTACAGTTTCTGCTCAATACGATACTGAGGCTTCTTTTGATTTTCAGAATCTTATTAAGTTAGAATATACACCTAATGAGGATGATATTATTAGGAAAATAGAGGTTGGTAATGTCAATATGCCTCTAAATAGTTCTCTTATAACAGGTGCTCAAAGTTTATTTGGTGTAAAAACCGAATTGCAGTTTGGGAAAACCCGAGTGACGGGTGTCTTTTCAGAACAACGTTCTCAAACTAATACGGTCGTTGCTCAAGGTGGAGGTACATTGAATAATTTTGAGATATTAGCCCTGGATTATGATGAAGACAGAAACTTCTTTTTATCACATTTCTTTAGAGATCAATATGATCAAGCCCTAGAAACGTATCCTTGGATAAGGAGTCAAGTTCAGATAACACGGTTAGAAGTATGGGTAACTAATCGAGGTCAACAAACAAATAATGTAAGAAATATAGTGGCTCTTCAAGATTTAGGTGAGCCTAATCCCGATAATACACGAATAAATACCAATGCACCCGGAGGATTTTTTAATAGTCTTCCTTCTGGATTACTTCCACGAAACGGGGCCAATGATTACGATCCTACTCAAATTGGGAGCACTTCTGTACTTACGCAAGCTATACGTGACGTGGCCACAATACAAAGTGGGTTTGGTTCTTTGTCGGCGTCTGTCAATCAAGGGTTTGATTATGGTGTTATTGAAAATGCAAGAAAATTAGAGGAGGGTCGTGATTATCGATTGGATACTCAATTAGGATATATTTCCTTAAGTCAACGCTTAAGTAACGATGAAGTCTTAGCTGTTGCGTATCAATATACATATCAGGGAGGTGTTTATCAGGTAGGGGAGTTTGCTAATGATGGGATAAGCGCTACAACTGTAGATGTAGGGAATAGCCAAGTGGTTAATAGCAACTTGGTGTTAAAAATGTTGAAAAGTAACATTACCAATGTTCAAGATCCTATTTGGGACTTGATGATGAAAAATATTTATTCCACCGGAGCATTTCAATTGAGTCAAGAAGATTTTAAGTTGAATATTTTATATACAGATCCATCACCTGTAAACTATATTTCTCCAGTAGATCCTGGATCATGGCCGGCAGGATTGGAAGAGCGAATTTTATTAGATGTTTTTAATTTTGATAGATTAAATATATACAATGACTACCAAAATGGTGGAGATGGTTTTTTTGACTATTTGCCGGGTATTACTATTGATGCTCAGTATGGGCGAATCATTTTTACAAAGAAAGAACCGTTTGGAGATTATATGCATACTTTGTTAGGTGGAGGAAATTATGAGCAACCAACTACCTACAACCCAAATCAAGAAAAGTATGTATTTAAAAATATGTACTCCCAAACTAAAGCAGCTGCTTTAGAGGATAGTGATAAAAATAAGTTTCAAATTAAGGGTAGGTATAAGTCCCAAGGAAGCGGGGGCATTTCTCTTGGAGCATTTAATGTTCCTAGGGGATCGGTTACAGTAAGAGCTGGTGGTCGTACGCTTCAAGAAGGGATAGATTACACAGTTAATTACCCTGCTGGTACTGTACAAATAATGGACCCAAGTTTAGAGGCTTCGAACATTCCGATTGAAGTTTCAGTAGAGAACACTGTTATTTTTGGTCAGCAAACACGTCGTTTTACCGGATTCAATGTAGAGCATCAGTTCAATGAAAAATTCATGATGGGCGCTACACTATTAAATTTAAGTGAACGTCCACTTACGCAAAAATCAAATTTTGGACAAGAATCAGTGAACAACACTATTTTTGGTTTTAATGGTAACTATTCTGCTGAACTTCCATTCCTTACTCGTTTGGTCAATAAATTACCTAACATAGATACGGATGCACCATCAAATATATCGGTTAGAGGAGAAATGGCTTATTTGTTGCCAGGTTCACCAAAGAATGATAGTTTTGAAGGAGAAACTACGGCCTATGTAGATGATTTTGAGGGCTCTCAAACAACAATAGACTTGCGCTCTCCATTGGCATGGTCCATGTCAAGTGTACCGTTGGAATTCGTTCCCAATGGCCAGCTTTACGGAAGTGCTCCTGATGATCCCGATAACTTATTAAATGGTTATGGAAGAACTAAAATGGCATGGTATACCATTGATCCAATTTTTTATGGTCCGCAACGACCTTCTGAAATTAGTAATGCGGATATTTCTTCCAATGCTACCCGCAGAATCTTTATTGATGAAATTTTTCCTCAAGTAGATGTGGCACAAGGTCAGACTACTATTCAGACGACTCTTGATTTAGCCTATTTTCCTTCTTCCAAAGGGCCGTATAATAACAATCCTAATTTCGGTAGTTTAGCTTCAGATTCTAAATGGGGTGGGATTATGCGAGGAATAACTTCCACCAATTTCGAACAAAGTAATGTGGAATACATTCAGTTTTGGGTTATGGATCCATATGAGCCAGGAAATGGGAATTCTGGTGGAGAGTTGGTATTTAATATTGGGAATATTTCAGAAGACGTGTTGAAAGATGGGCGGAAACAATATGAAAATGGATTACCTGGAGCAACTGGCAATACTGGAGTGTTGAATACCTCATGGGGGAAAGTTCCTGTGGCTCAATCACTGGTATACGCCTTTGATGCTGAGGCTGCCAATCGAAGTTTGCAAGATTTAGGTATGGATGGACTCGATGATTCAGAAGAAGCTTCAATTTATACTAACAATGTTGTAGAATCACCCTTAGACCCAGCCTTAGATAATTATCAATATTACTTGGATGCTAATGGTGATATCCTTACAAGGTATTTGAATTACAATGGTCTACAAAGTAATTCTCCTGTGCAGGTAAGCAATACCAATCGAGGTTCGACTACCCTTCCAGATGTTGAAGATGTGAATAGAGATAATACGATGAATACAGTAAATAGCTATTACGAGTACCGTATTTCAATAAAGCCTAATATGCAACGCACCGATAGATATGTGACAGATATTAAAGAGGTTGAAGTGACTGTGCCTGATGGAGGGACTGCAACCACTCGTTGGATACAGTTTAAAATTCCTATTAAAACCCCAGACAACAGTTATGGAGGAATTAATGATTTACGTTCTATAAGTCATATGAGAATGTATTTGACTGGATTTGACCAAAATACAATTTTACGTTTTGGTACGTTAGATTTAGTAAGGGGGGATTGGCGTACATATACTGCTACTTTGCAAACAGATTTAGATAATCCTTCGGATGATGGCACCTACATAGATGTAAATACGGTTAATATCATTGAGAATGAAAATCGAACTCCGATACCATATCGCATGCCTCCTGGTGTATTGCGAGAACAACTCAATAACAATAATACCATCATTCGTCAGAATGAACAATCTCTTTCCTTTGCAGTATGTGATTTAGAATCTAATGATTCAAGAGCAGTATTTAAAAATATTAATGTGGATCTCAGACAGTATAAACGCCTTAAAATGTTTGTTCATGCTGAGGCCTACAAAAGTAATTTTTTAGGAGATAATGATTTAGTAGCATTCATTCGAATAGGTACTGATTTTAATCAGAATTTTTACCAAGTCGAAATTCCACTTGAAGTCACTAATCCAGGGGCTTCTACCTCGGAAGAAATATGGCCAGCGAGTAATAATTTTGATATTCCTCTAGAATTGCTTACCAAGCTTAAGGCGGTAGGTATCTCTAATCAAACGCTCTCCAATATAGTTTTCTATGATGAAAACTTAAACGAAGTGTTAGAAAATGCACCTCGCGAAACTGGTAAAATGCGTTTAGCCATTAAGGGAAACCCTTCTATTGGTAATATTCGTTCTCTAATGATTGGAGTTAAGAATGCAACTAATAGTTATGTTTGTGGGGAAGTTTGGTTTAACGAACTTCGTTTAGCTGAACTTGACAATAAAGGAGGATGGGCAGCGATTGCTGCTGTAGATGCCAATGTTGCTGATTTTGCAACTATTTCTGCAACAGGACGTGTTAGTACGGTAGGTTTTGGTAGCCTTGAGTCCATGCCTAATCAGCGTTCAAGGGAAGAAATTAAACAATATGACGTTGTGACTAATGTGAATGCCGGGCAGTTGCTTCCTAAAGAATGGGGAGTTCAGTTACCTGTCAATTATGGGTATTCACGAGAGCTGGTTACGCCTGAATTTGATCCTTTGTATCAAGATATTAAGCTTGAAGATAGATTAAACGCTGCGTCATCAGGAGCTGAACGTAAAGTCATCCGTCGTCAGGCTGAAGATTTGACAACTAGGAAAAGTATTAATTTCATAGGTGTTCGTAAGGACTTGGGAGAAGAGCAGAAACAACGTTTTTATAATGTAGAGAATTTCACTTTGAATTATTCATATAATGTCCTAGAGCATCGAGATTTTGAAATAGAAGAGTTGAAAGATCAGAATGTTCGTGCAGGATTTCTATATGCTTATACTTTTCAACCTACGGTGGTTGAACCTTTCAAGAAGTCTGACTCCCTTTTCAGAGGGAAATATTGGAGATGGCTTAAAGAATTGAATTTTAATGTTTTGCCTTCAAGTATAACCTTAAATTCGAATATTACTCGGAGATTCAACCAACAACGATTTCGACAGGTATATTTAGATGGAGAAGACCCTTCGCTTCAATTAGGATTGCCGGAATTACAGCAACGCAATTTCTTATTTGATTGGCAGTATGCGATTAATTATAATTTGACTAAATCATTGCGATTTAATTTTACGGCTTCCAACAATAATATAGTTCGTAATTATTACGGGGAAGACGAATTTGGAGATCGAATCATTCGAGATGATCTTGGAATTTGGGATGGTTTTTGGAATGTGGGTGAACCTAACCGCCATGCAACTCGCCTTCAACTTAACTATGAATTGCCATTTAATAAAATCCCTTTCCTGGCTTTTGTTGGGGGGACCTATAGTTATACTGGGGATTTTGACTGGCAAAGAGGATCTGATGTATTGGCTGAAGTAGCTAATCAAAGGATAAATACGATACAGAATGCAAACACCCATACCTTAAATACCAATTTGAGCTTAGATCGACTCTATAAATATATAGGGCTTGAGAAAAAGACAAATGCTCCGACACGTAGGGTGAATTCAGGATTGCCTCCAGGAAATACATCGTCAAATAACGTTGTCAATAAACCAGATAGTGATGCTAAGTTTTTTAATACTGTAGTTGACATTCTTACGGTTGTTAAACGAATAAATATAAATTATTCTGAAAACAACAGTAAAGCTCTGCCGGGATATACACGTACTATAGGGTTTATTGGAACATTAAAACCATCTCCAGGGTTTATTTTTGGAAGTCAGGCGGATATTCGTTACGAAGCTGCTAAAAATGGATGGCTTACTACCTTTCCTGAGTTTAATCAGCAATATATGCAGGTCAATAATACACAATTGGGAATAACAGCTAATTTAGAGCCTTTGCCAGATTTGAAAGTTGACTTGATAGCTGATAGGCAAAATGCTGAAAACTATGCTGAGAACTTCAGAGTAAATACTCTTGGAGCTGGTGAGTATGAGTATGAAAAACTGGTAGGAAATAACATAGGGAATTTTAATATTTCTACTTTAATGATTAAAACTGCCTTTGCAGAATCAGATGCAGTTTCGTCATCAACTTTTGAGGATTTTAAAGGGAATCGTTTGGCTATTGCCCAACGTTTAGCATTGGCTAGAGGAATAGATATTAATAATCCCGCTAATTTGGATGCTGAAGGCTATCCATTAGGGTATGGAAAAAATAACCAAGCTGTCCTATTGCCGGCATTTTATGCTGCCTATACCGGCACAGATGTTAATAAAGTATCATTAAAGGCAATGCGCAATATTCCGATACCAGGATGGACTCTGAAGTATACTGGGTTGATGAGATTGGATTGGTTTAAAAAGAACTTTAAGCGTTTTTCAGTTTCCCATGGTTATCGATCAAGTTATAGTTTAAATGCATTTAGAACCAATTTGGAGTATGATCAAAATAATCCAGATGCTTTGGATCAAGGGGGTAATTTTAGAAATAAAAACTTATACACCAATATTAATTTAGTAGAGCAGTTTAATCCTTTAGTTCGTTTGGATTTTGAAATGAATAATTCAATAAGTATCTTGACGGAATTACGTAAGGATAGAACACTATCCTTGAGTTTAGATAATAACTATCTTACTGAAATGCGTGGTGATGAATATACCGTTGGTATGGGATATAGAATTAAAGACGTACGCTTTGTTACAAATATAGGTGGCAATAGAACCACCTTGCGCAGTGATTTGAATTTGAAGGCAGATGTTTCTATGAGAGATAACATAACTGTTATTAGGAATATGGAAATTGACAACAATCAGGTTACTTCGGGGCAAAAGTTGTGGTCATTGAAGTTTACCGCTGATTACGCGGTAAGTAAAAACCTAACTACATTGTTTTATTATGATCATACTTTCTCAAAGTTTGCTATTTCTACTGCTTTCCCTCTGACTACAATTCGATCCGGAATAACTTTGCGATATAATTTTGGAAATTAA